In a single window of the Oscarella lobularis chromosome 4, ooOscLobu1.1, whole genome shotgun sequence genome:
- the LOC136186093 gene encoding trichohyalin-like isoform X2, which translates to MDEGLPMSNESILRGMPQPMAESSVVASGGGEPSSLSILNLDDMNLSSGSSGIAELLAAQEEAHLGLKEEKPSESLRETSVVASGGGGGGGETSSILNLDEMLAKSEARKNLPKERAERPPPPPPRETSAAVASGAGGGRGGGGGEPSSLLNLDEMELSSVRMSGLPFASQLSVLEQSGVLRNLIKDQEKRSAALREYLLATGGKGEGGGGGGDEPSSLSLTTPPTLNLDELSISGLSQWQRERSRTAQRTERMGDASVIASAVVSGGEGQQPANPDDTSTSGIAELLAAQEGPGSSSPGQILMLVEQQRKYDALRRENFELKLRLYYLSQELERHGGNADSIDERDLQMNVDLQLVVNRLKDELKVKEELLMKAKRAMDDVVGNTDENVREVKRAAAAQLAELNARLTELGNAKTDLEQQKDGYFGRTMNLEQRCAKLEALAREREEEVARAKSREAEHLRKIEAMERELRNGNQLRDASARTREVEMRLSNLDAVADEIPLLREQLQEKEREARTFSDEVKARELAFKELQEEMKQLKLDHLNMIEQLKELQKATLEKTQEHYQNLLGQRNDSLVHLENEAARSEREHGERLKRLKEDLQAKIDSLKNALAEKDRQLLLLQSESSRKDTALKAQSTRTAKSTEALEDLGESLQEKDREIRRLQGWVQERDSRLEESQIERDELELRARAAEQQAEAVEGLKGQVLDLETAIHSSQAKYEEMQRKLRQKERELESMSGKKDLGASRLRNEFDSRIAAMKEQMEQNEEIAARKAQLLEGQYRSKTEALARKEELVNQLNRQLREKEIHAKELEAAVSTKSIALDEAEERSAAAVSERDMSISDLRQRIEAMKAHAAEQQAKVHRERDELKLANRRLQAELEAKAKDVEYMVQQNENKEKLIEALESEQQQMKGRGQSNSQKLSLERKERKQLEDYVGTLKAQVESAKGELEEVARQLTQSLTLNETLQRQLRDNEQKIKQLSSGRSAEANLVSDLRRQLDAARRQADSLRAQLNDAERANEAIRSSVGESATAARRQYAAENERLRSALTESRRVAESHIGGAEKLRQRLASSDAQVERLRAQLVEATNVNDRLQKRVEEFSAAAKAAGIHPDSGSPKKGSRLEQEIERLGRRLEDAERRNRSWEAEAAKARKRFESERRADDAEKMKEIGALKGKLAEAQKRIEVLGRQLRERKEKRTPVDLREQFREAMRCALELRERLREQMAQESRSGSPLDDLDLSRLSFFDDETTRAKEAAQRLRSQLEESSQLHASLQNELDRLERTLQNGAGDGDDTKSRRSLSPSIVVTDDVDEGASAENARGRDSTKIVTSTPNEGIGDALRSFKSHLDDSRSAFDSLRGQLEQFVSGSRHDGVADAASEERAKRAEAETEQLKRELEEMRGRMRRETTATAAAAKTFASSDVISGLKKQMDEGLIAVEGLNAQIRQRGGDEDDSQSLLENVDLLRSRLAKAQKLVQMVSTESRGGTNGKKRHLHLEEIIRKLKATDDMKLEATKSIYDQLARTHGALNRTKKNLQRFSQGDI; encoded by the exons ATGGACGAGGGTCTTCCTATGAGTAACGAAAG TATCCTACGTGGAATGCCTCAACCGATGGCCGAATCGTCGGTAGTCGCCTCGGGAGGGGGAGAACCCTCCTCGCTAAGCATACTGAACCTAGACGACATGAACTTATCGTCGGGATCGAGCGGAATCGCCGAATTGC TGGCAGCTCAGGAGGAGGCTCATCTCGGACTCAAAGAGGAGAAGCCATCCGAATCGCTGCGAGAGACGTCGGTAGTCGCctcaggaggaggaggaggagggggagaaACCTCTTCCATACTCAACCTCGACGAAATGCTGGCGAAATCTGAAGCCCGAAAGAATTTGCCCAAAGAGAGAGCCGAaaggccgccgccgccgccgccgagagAGACGTCGGCGGCAGTCGCCTCAGGagcaggaggaggaagaggaggaggagggggagaaCCCTCTTCCTTACTGAATCTCGACGAGATGGAATTGTCGTCGGTGAGGATGAGCGGACTTCCCTTCGCTTCGCAGCTGTCGGTTCTGGAGCAGTCTGGAGTGCTGAGAAATCTGATCAAAGACCAAGAGAAGAGATCCGCAGCGCTCAGAGAGTATTTACTCGCCACTGggggaaagggagaaggaggagggggagggggagatgaaccgtcttcgttgtcgttgacTACACCCCCAACATTGAATCTTGACGAGTTGTCGATAAGCGGCCTCAGCCAATGGC AAAGGGAGAGGTCGAGAACAGCGCAGAGAACCGAAAGGATGGGAGACGCGTCGGTAATCGCTTCGGCCGTCGTCTCGGGGGGAGAGGGACAACAACCCGCTAATCCGGAcgacacgtcgacgagcggaaTCGCCGAATTGC ttGCCGCTCAGGAGGGCCCGGGGTCTAGCTCGCCGGGACAAATTCTCATGCTCGTTGAGCAACAGAGAAAATATGACGCGTTGAGACGCGAGAATTTCGAATTGAAACTGAGGCTCTATTATCTGAGTCAGGAGCTCGAGCGTCACGGCGGAAATGCGGATAGCATAGATGAACGGGATCTTCAGATG aATGTTGACCTTCAATTGGTTGTGAACCGTTTGAAAGACGAGCTTAAGGTGAAGGAAGAATTACTGATGAAAGCGAA GCGTGCAATGGACGATGTCGTTGGCAACACGGACGAAAATGTCCGAGAG GTGAAACGAGCTGCGGCTGCTCAATTGGCGGAGTTAAATGCGAGGTTGACCGAGTTGGGTAATGCAAAGACCGATTTGGAGCAGCAGAAAGACGGATATTTCGGAAGAACg ATGAATTTGGAGCAGAGATGCGCGAAACTTGAAGCCTTGGCTCGAGAACGCGAAGAGGAAGTTGCGAGAGCGAAGAGTCGCGAG GCGGAGCAtttgagaaaaatcgaagcaATGGAAAG AGAGCTGAGGAATGGAAACCAGTTGAGAGATGCATCTGCAAGAACGAGG GAAGTGGAGATGAGATTGTCTAATTTGGATGCCGTGGCTGACGAG ATTCCGTTGCTGAGGGAGCAGCTGCAGGAGAAGGAGCGTGAAGCGAGA ACTTTTTCAGATGAAGTGAAGGCTAGGGAACTCGCTTTCAAG GAATTacaagaagaaatgaaacaACTGAAATTGGATCACTTG AATATGATTGAACAGCTGAAAGAACTGCAGAAGGCCACGTTGGAAAAGACCCAGGAGCACTATCAG aaTCTCCTCGGACAGAGAAACGACAGTCTCGTTCATCTGGAAAACGAAGCGGCGAGGTCCGAGCGCGAACACGGCGAGAGGCTGAAA CGATTAAAAGAAGATTTGCAAGCAAAAATCGATTCCCTGAAAAATGCGCTGGCAGAGAAAGACCGTCAACTATTA CTTCTGCAGTCGGAGTCTTCTCGCAAAGATACTGCCTTGAAAGCGCAATCAACGCGTACGGCAAAGAGCACCGAAGCGCTCGAAGATCTCGGTGAAAGTCTCCAAGAAAAGGACCGAGAG ATACGTCGTCTTCAGGGTTGGGTTCAGGAACGGGATAGCAGACTCGAAGAAAGTCAAATAGAGAGAGACGAATTGGAGTTACGAGCTCGAGCGGCTGAACAGCAAGCGGAAGCCGTGGAAGGACTAAAGGGTCAAGTCCTCGATTTGGAGACAGCAATTCATTCCTCCCAAGCAAAATACGAAGAAATGCAGCGAAAACTACGTCAGAAAGAACGGGAACTAGAG AGTATGAGTGGGAAGAAAGATTTGGGCGCCAGTCGGTTGAGAAATGAATTTGACAGCAGAATTGCT GCGATGAAGGAGCAGATGGAGCAGAACGAAGAGATAGCAGCGAGAAAGGCTCAATTGTTGGAGGGACAATACAGA agcaAAACCGAAGCGTTGGCACGAAAGGAGGAGTTGGTGAATCAGCTGAATCGTCAGCTGAGAGAGAAGGAAATTCACGCGAAG GAATTGGAAgccgccgtttcgacgaaatccATCGCTTTGGAT GAAGCTGAGGAAAGGAGTGCTGCAGCGGTCAGCGAACGGGATATGTCTATTTCTGATTTGAGACAGAGAATAGAAGCGATGAAAGCTCATGCCGCCGAACAGCAAGCCAAGGTCCATCGCGAAAGG GACGAATTAAAATTGGCCAATAGGCGCCTTCAGGCCGAGCTCGAGGCCAAGGCAAAAGACGTGGAATACATGGTGCAGCAGAACGAAAACAAGGAAAAGCTCATTGAG GCGCTGGAAAGTGAACAGCAACAGATGAAAGGACGCGGTCAGAGCAACAGTCAGAAATTGAGTCTCgaacgaaaagaacgaaagcaGCTAGAG GATTACGTTGGGACATTGAAAGCGCAAGTGGAATCGGCGAAAGGAGAACTGGAAGAAGTTGCACGACAACTCACGCAGAGCTTAACTCTCAACGAAACGCTACAGCGTCAACTCAGAGACAACGAGCAGAAAATCAAACAACTG TCTTCGGGACGTTCGGCCGAAGCGAATCTCGTTTCCGATTTGCGTCGTCAATTGGACGCAGCTCGTCGTCAAGCGGATTCCCTTCGCGCTCAattgaacgacgccgaacggGCGAACGAGGCGATTCGATCGAGCGTCggcgaatcggcgacggcagcgcGACGGCAGTACGCAgccgaaaacgagcgattgCGATCGGCGTTGACGGAgagtcgacgcgtcgccgagtcGCATATCGGCGGCGCCGAGAAATTGCGACAGCGCTTGGCGTCGAGCGACGCTCAAGTCGAGCGTCTACGCGCGCaactcgtcgaagcgacgaacgtcAATGATCGACTCCAGAAGCGGGTTGAGGAGTTTTctgcggcggcgaaggcggcggGAATTCATCCGGACTCGGGTTCGCCGAAAAAGGGCAGTCGTCTCGAGCAGGAGATCGAACGGCTCGGGCGACGACTCGAGGACGCGGAGCGGCGAAATCGGTCGTGGGAAGCGGAGGCGGCGAAAGCgcgaaaacgcttcgaatCGGAGAGGCGAGcggacgacgccgagaaaatGAAGGAGATCGGCGCATTGAAGGGAAAACTCGCCGAAGCGCAGAAACGAATCGAAGTTCTCGGGCGACAGCTACGCGAAAGGAAGGAGAAAAGGACGCCCGTCGATTTACGCGAGCAATTTCGCGAAGCAATGCGATGCGCTCTCGAGCTGCGAGAACGTCTACGCGAGCAAATGGCACAGGAATCGCGTTCCGGCTCGCCGCTTGACGACTTGGACTTGAGTCGGCTCagctttttcgacgacgagacgacgcgagCGAAAGAGGCGGCTCAGCGATTGCGATCGCAGCTAGAGGAAAGCTCGCAATTGCACGCGAGTTTGCAAAACGAATTGGATCGGCTCGAGCGAACGCTTCAAAACGgtgccggcgacggcgacgacacgaagagtcgtcgttcgttgtcgccgtcgattgTCGTAACTGATGATGTCGACGAAGGGGCGTCGGCGGAGAATGCGCGCGGTCGtgattcgacgaaaatcgtgacgtcgacgccgaacgaGGGAATAGGCGACGCGCTGCGGAGTTTCAAGAGTCATCTTGATGACTCGCGATCGGCGTTTGATTCGTTGAGAGGTCAGTTGGAGCAGTTCGTCTCGGGCAGTCGTCACGATGGGGTCGCTGACGCGGCGTCGGAGGAAAGAGCGAAACGAGCGGAAGCGGAAACCGAGCAGCTTAAACGAGAGTTGGAGGAAATGCGAGGCAGGATGAGGAGAGAGACtacagcgacggcggcggcggcgaaaacgtttgcatcttctgacgtcataagcGGGCTGAAGAAACAGATGGATGAAGGGCTGATTGCtgttgagggtctaaacgCTCAGATACGTCAACGAGGCGGAGATGAAGACGATAGTCAG AGTCTTTTGGAGAACGTTGATTTGCTGCGAAGTCGTCTAGCGAAAGCCCAAAAACTCGTCCAAATGGTTTCGACTGAGAGCAGAGGCGGCACAAACGGGAAAAAGAGACATTTGCAC CTTGAGGAGATCATTAGGAAATTAAAGGCTACCGATGACATGAAACTGGAAGCGACAAAATCGATTTACGATCAGC TTGCTCGAACACACGGTGCACTAAAcagaacgaagaaaaacttGCAACGATTCAGCCAAGGAGACATATGA
- the LOC136186159 gene encoding pre-mRNA-splicing factor 38B-like, whose product MEDEELPPKRRNRQRKSNTLQIYGNEKTMNLNSMILTNVHNSVYFKNVLAQLTTYHEVVDEIYYHVAHLEPWEKGSRKLAGQVGMCGGVRGVGAGGIISSAFCLLYKLFTLRLTRKQLTSVLNHKDSPFIRGVGFLYVRYALPPADLWDWFEPYLDDEEEVDPKAGGGNKMTIGVMCQEILGKLEWYGTLFPRIPVPVQKSIEEKLRQHRRAAYTATTGEEEEEEREIPPQRRSPSPSHVRRRSPSYGRDVDRDRREKERRRRRSRSRERRRSRSRERRRSRSRSKDRRRRSRSRSKESRRRRRSRSRSPDRGRRRRRSRSRERRRRSRSRDGERRS is encoded by the exons atggaagacgaagagttACCGCCGAAAAGACGCAATCGGCAGCGCAAGTCGAACACGCTTCAGATCTACGgcaacgagaagacgatgaacCTCAACAGCATGATTCTCACGAACGTGCACAATTCTGTCTACTTCAAGAACGTTCTCGCCCAACTCACGACCTATCACGAAGTTGTCGACGAGATTTATTATCAC GTCGCTCATCTAGAACCGTGGGAAAAGGGCAGTAGAAAGTTAGCCGGGCAAGTTGGCATGTGCGGCGGG GTTCGCGGTGTTGGAGCCGGGGGTATTATATCCAGTGCATTTTGTCTTCTCTATAAACTTTTCACATTGAGATTGACTAGAAAGCAGCTGACCAGCGTTTTAAACCACAAAGACTCTCCCTTCATACGCGGCGTTGGCTTCCTCTACGTCAG atATGCTCTACCGCCTGCTGATCTTTGGGACTGGTTCGAGCCCTATTTGGACGATGAAGAG GAAGTCGATCCCAAGGCGGGCGGTGGCAACAAGATGACAATTGGGGTCATGTGTCAGGAAATCCTTGGCAAATTGGAGTGGTACGGAACGCTCTTTCCACGCATCCCCGTACCCGTGCAGAAGTCCATCGAGGAGAAATTACGTCAGCATCGACGAGCCGCATatacggcgacgacgggcgaagaagaggaagaagaaagggaAATTCCGCCGCAGCGACGATCCCCGAGTCCCAGTCACGTGAGACGACGCAGTCCTAGCTACGGGAGAGACGTCGATCGAGATCGACGGGAAaaggagagacgacgacgacggagtcGATCGcgcgagagaagaagaagtcgatcacGTGAGAGGAGACGGAGTAGAAGTCGGTCGAAGGATCGGAGACGACGGAGTCGATCCCGGTCCAAGGAGAGCCGGCGAAGGCGGAGGAGTCGGTCGAGATCGCCGGATCGAGgtaggagaaggaggagaagtcgGTCCCGggaaagaaggaggaggagtcgaTCGCGCGATGGGGAGAGAAGAAGTTAG
- the LOC136186093 gene encoding trichohyalin-like isoform X1, which yields MDEGLPMSNESILRGMPQPMAESSVVASGGGEPSSLSILNLDDMNLSSGSSGIAELLAAQEEAHLGLKEEKPSESLRETSVVASGGGGGGGETSSILNLDEMLAKSEARKNLPKERAERPPPPPPRETSAAVASGAGGGRGGGGGEPSSLLNLDEMELSSVRMSGLPFASQLSVLEQSGVLRNLIKDQEKRSAALREYLLATGGKGEGGGGGGDEPSSLSLTTPPTLNLDELSISGLSQWLERERSRTAQRTERMGDASVIASAVVSGGEGQQPANPDDTSTSGIAELLAAQEGPGSSSPGQILMLVEQQRKYDALRRENFELKLRLYYLSQELERHGGNADSIDERDLQMNVDLQLVVNRLKDELKVKEELLMKAKRAMDDVVGNTDENVREVKRAAAAQLAELNARLTELGNAKTDLEQQKDGYFGRTMNLEQRCAKLEALAREREEEVARAKSREAEHLRKIEAMERELRNGNQLRDASARTREVEMRLSNLDAVADEIPLLREQLQEKEREARTFSDEVKARELAFKELQEEMKQLKLDHLNMIEQLKELQKATLEKTQEHYQNLLGQRNDSLVHLENEAARSEREHGERLKRLKEDLQAKIDSLKNALAEKDRQLLLLQSESSRKDTALKAQSTRTAKSTEALEDLGESLQEKDREIRRLQGWVQERDSRLEESQIERDELELRARAAEQQAEAVEGLKGQVLDLETAIHSSQAKYEEMQRKLRQKERELESMSGKKDLGASRLRNEFDSRIAAMKEQMEQNEEIAARKAQLLEGQYRSKTEALARKEELVNQLNRQLREKEIHAKELEAAVSTKSIALDEAEERSAAAVSERDMSISDLRQRIEAMKAHAAEQQAKVHRERDELKLANRRLQAELEAKAKDVEYMVQQNENKEKLIEALESEQQQMKGRGQSNSQKLSLERKERKQLEDYVGTLKAQVESAKGELEEVARQLTQSLTLNETLQRQLRDNEQKIKQLSSGRSAEANLVSDLRRQLDAARRQADSLRAQLNDAERANEAIRSSVGESATAARRQYAAENERLRSALTESRRVAESHIGGAEKLRQRLASSDAQVERLRAQLVEATNVNDRLQKRVEEFSAAAKAAGIHPDSGSPKKGSRLEQEIERLGRRLEDAERRNRSWEAEAAKARKRFESERRADDAEKMKEIGALKGKLAEAQKRIEVLGRQLRERKEKRTPVDLREQFREAMRCALELRERLREQMAQESRSGSPLDDLDLSRLSFFDDETTRAKEAAQRLRSQLEESSQLHASLQNELDRLERTLQNGAGDGDDTKSRRSLSPSIVVTDDVDEGASAENARGRDSTKIVTSTPNEGIGDALRSFKSHLDDSRSAFDSLRGQLEQFVSGSRHDGVADAASEERAKRAEAETEQLKRELEEMRGRMRRETTATAAAAKTFASSDVISGLKKQMDEGLIAVEGLNAQIRQRGGDEDDSQSLLENVDLLRSRLAKAQKLVQMVSTESRGGTNGKKRHLHLEEIIRKLKATDDMKLEATKSIYDQLARTHGALNRTKKNLQRFSQGDI from the exons ATGGACGAGGGTCTTCCTATGAGTAACGAAAG TATCCTACGTGGAATGCCTCAACCGATGGCCGAATCGTCGGTAGTCGCCTCGGGAGGGGGAGAACCCTCCTCGCTAAGCATACTGAACCTAGACGACATGAACTTATCGTCGGGATCGAGCGGAATCGCCGAATTGC TGGCAGCTCAGGAGGAGGCTCATCTCGGACTCAAAGAGGAGAAGCCATCCGAATCGCTGCGAGAGACGTCGGTAGTCGCctcaggaggaggaggaggagggggagaaACCTCTTCCATACTCAACCTCGACGAAATGCTGGCGAAATCTGAAGCCCGAAAGAATTTGCCCAAAGAGAGAGCCGAaaggccgccgccgccgccgccgagagAGACGTCGGCGGCAGTCGCCTCAGGagcaggaggaggaagaggaggaggagggggagaaCCCTCTTCCTTACTGAATCTCGACGAGATGGAATTGTCGTCGGTGAGGATGAGCGGACTTCCCTTCGCTTCGCAGCTGTCGGTTCTGGAGCAGTCTGGAGTGCTGAGAAATCTGATCAAAGACCAAGAGAAGAGATCCGCAGCGCTCAGAGAGTATTTACTCGCCACTGggggaaagggagaaggaggagggggagggggagatgaaccgtcttcgttgtcgttgacTACACCCCCAACATTGAATCTTGACGAGTTGTCGATAAGCGGCCTCAGCCAATGGC TAGAAAGGGAGAGGTCGAGAACAGCGCAGAGAACCGAAAGGATGGGAGACGCGTCGGTAATCGCTTCGGCCGTCGTCTCGGGGGGAGAGGGACAACAACCCGCTAATCCGGAcgacacgtcgacgagcggaaTCGCCGAATTGC ttGCCGCTCAGGAGGGCCCGGGGTCTAGCTCGCCGGGACAAATTCTCATGCTCGTTGAGCAACAGAGAAAATATGACGCGTTGAGACGCGAGAATTTCGAATTGAAACTGAGGCTCTATTATCTGAGTCAGGAGCTCGAGCGTCACGGCGGAAATGCGGATAGCATAGATGAACGGGATCTTCAGATG aATGTTGACCTTCAATTGGTTGTGAACCGTTTGAAAGACGAGCTTAAGGTGAAGGAAGAATTACTGATGAAAGCGAA GCGTGCAATGGACGATGTCGTTGGCAACACGGACGAAAATGTCCGAGAG GTGAAACGAGCTGCGGCTGCTCAATTGGCGGAGTTAAATGCGAGGTTGACCGAGTTGGGTAATGCAAAGACCGATTTGGAGCAGCAGAAAGACGGATATTTCGGAAGAACg ATGAATTTGGAGCAGAGATGCGCGAAACTTGAAGCCTTGGCTCGAGAACGCGAAGAGGAAGTTGCGAGAGCGAAGAGTCGCGAG GCGGAGCAtttgagaaaaatcgaagcaATGGAAAG AGAGCTGAGGAATGGAAACCAGTTGAGAGATGCATCTGCAAGAACGAGG GAAGTGGAGATGAGATTGTCTAATTTGGATGCCGTGGCTGACGAG ATTCCGTTGCTGAGGGAGCAGCTGCAGGAGAAGGAGCGTGAAGCGAGA ACTTTTTCAGATGAAGTGAAGGCTAGGGAACTCGCTTTCAAG GAATTacaagaagaaatgaaacaACTGAAATTGGATCACTTG AATATGATTGAACAGCTGAAAGAACTGCAGAAGGCCACGTTGGAAAAGACCCAGGAGCACTATCAG aaTCTCCTCGGACAGAGAAACGACAGTCTCGTTCATCTGGAAAACGAAGCGGCGAGGTCCGAGCGCGAACACGGCGAGAGGCTGAAA CGATTAAAAGAAGATTTGCAAGCAAAAATCGATTCCCTGAAAAATGCGCTGGCAGAGAAAGACCGTCAACTATTA CTTCTGCAGTCGGAGTCTTCTCGCAAAGATACTGCCTTGAAAGCGCAATCAACGCGTACGGCAAAGAGCACCGAAGCGCTCGAAGATCTCGGTGAAAGTCTCCAAGAAAAGGACCGAGAG ATACGTCGTCTTCAGGGTTGGGTTCAGGAACGGGATAGCAGACTCGAAGAAAGTCAAATAGAGAGAGACGAATTGGAGTTACGAGCTCGAGCGGCTGAACAGCAAGCGGAAGCCGTGGAAGGACTAAAGGGTCAAGTCCTCGATTTGGAGACAGCAATTCATTCCTCCCAAGCAAAATACGAAGAAATGCAGCGAAAACTACGTCAGAAAGAACGGGAACTAGAG AGTATGAGTGGGAAGAAAGATTTGGGCGCCAGTCGGTTGAGAAATGAATTTGACAGCAGAATTGCT GCGATGAAGGAGCAGATGGAGCAGAACGAAGAGATAGCAGCGAGAAAGGCTCAATTGTTGGAGGGACAATACAGA agcaAAACCGAAGCGTTGGCACGAAAGGAGGAGTTGGTGAATCAGCTGAATCGTCAGCTGAGAGAGAAGGAAATTCACGCGAAG GAATTGGAAgccgccgtttcgacgaaatccATCGCTTTGGAT GAAGCTGAGGAAAGGAGTGCTGCAGCGGTCAGCGAACGGGATATGTCTATTTCTGATTTGAGACAGAGAATAGAAGCGATGAAAGCTCATGCCGCCGAACAGCAAGCCAAGGTCCATCGCGAAAGG GACGAATTAAAATTGGCCAATAGGCGCCTTCAGGCCGAGCTCGAGGCCAAGGCAAAAGACGTGGAATACATGGTGCAGCAGAACGAAAACAAGGAAAAGCTCATTGAG GCGCTGGAAAGTGAACAGCAACAGATGAAAGGACGCGGTCAGAGCAACAGTCAGAAATTGAGTCTCgaacgaaaagaacgaaagcaGCTAGAG GATTACGTTGGGACATTGAAAGCGCAAGTGGAATCGGCGAAAGGAGAACTGGAAGAAGTTGCACGACAACTCACGCAGAGCTTAACTCTCAACGAAACGCTACAGCGTCAACTCAGAGACAACGAGCAGAAAATCAAACAACTG TCTTCGGGACGTTCGGCCGAAGCGAATCTCGTTTCCGATTTGCGTCGTCAATTGGACGCAGCTCGTCGTCAAGCGGATTCCCTTCGCGCTCAattgaacgacgccgaacggGCGAACGAGGCGATTCGATCGAGCGTCggcgaatcggcgacggcagcgcGACGGCAGTACGCAgccgaaaacgagcgattgCGATCGGCGTTGACGGAgagtcgacgcgtcgccgagtcGCATATCGGCGGCGCCGAGAAATTGCGACAGCGCTTGGCGTCGAGCGACGCTCAAGTCGAGCGTCTACGCGCGCaactcgtcgaagcgacgaacgtcAATGATCGACTCCAGAAGCGGGTTGAGGAGTTTTctgcggcggcgaaggcggcggGAATTCATCCGGACTCGGGTTCGCCGAAAAAGGGCAGTCGTCTCGAGCAGGAGATCGAACGGCTCGGGCGACGACTCGAGGACGCGGAGCGGCGAAATCGGTCGTGGGAAGCGGAGGCGGCGAAAGCgcgaaaacgcttcgaatCGGAGAGGCGAGcggacgacgccgagaaaatGAAGGAGATCGGCGCATTGAAGGGAAAACTCGCCGAAGCGCAGAAACGAATCGAAGTTCTCGGGCGACAGCTACGCGAAAGGAAGGAGAAAAGGACGCCCGTCGATTTACGCGAGCAATTTCGCGAAGCAATGCGATGCGCTCTCGAGCTGCGAGAACGTCTACGCGAGCAAATGGCACAGGAATCGCGTTCCGGCTCGCCGCTTGACGACTTGGACTTGAGTCGGCTCagctttttcgacgacgagacgacgcgagCGAAAGAGGCGGCTCAGCGATTGCGATCGCAGCTAGAGGAAAGCTCGCAATTGCACGCGAGTTTGCAAAACGAATTGGATCGGCTCGAGCGAACGCTTCAAAACGgtgccggcgacggcgacgacacgaagagtcgtcgttcgttgtcgccgtcgattgTCGTAACTGATGATGTCGACGAAGGGGCGTCGGCGGAGAATGCGCGCGGTCGtgattcgacgaaaatcgtgacgtcgacgccgaacgaGGGAATAGGCGACGCGCTGCGGAGTTTCAAGAGTCATCTTGATGACTCGCGATCGGCGTTTGATTCGTTGAGAGGTCAGTTGGAGCAGTTCGTCTCGGGCAGTCGTCACGATGGGGTCGCTGACGCGGCGTCGGAGGAAAGAGCGAAACGAGCGGAAGCGGAAACCGAGCAGCTTAAACGAGAGTTGGAGGAAATGCGAGGCAGGATGAGGAGAGAGACtacagcgacggcggcggcggcgaaaacgtttgcatcttctgacgtcataagcGGGCTGAAGAAACAGATGGATGAAGGGCTGATTGCtgttgagggtctaaacgCTCAGATACGTCAACGAGGCGGAGATGAAGACGATAGTCAG AGTCTTTTGGAGAACGTTGATTTGCTGCGAAGTCGTCTAGCGAAAGCCCAAAAACTCGTCCAAATGGTTTCGACTGAGAGCAGAGGCGGCACAAACGGGAAAAAGAGACATTTGCAC CTTGAGGAGATCATTAGGAAATTAAAGGCTACCGATGACATGAAACTGGAAGCGACAAAATCGATTTACGATCAGC TTGCTCGAACACACGGTGCACTAAAcagaacgaagaaaaacttGCAACGATTCAGCCAAGGAGACATATGA